A section of the Candidatus Binatia bacterium genome encodes:
- the hisC gene encoding histidinol-phosphate aminotransferase — MSTPWIRSVVRAMRPYVPGEQPQEPGFIKLNTNENPYPPSPRVIEAIRAAADERLRLYPDPTARVLREAAARRYGLSPEQVLVGNGSDELLSLIVRACVEREDTVAYPYPTYSLYDTLVEIQGARAVRIPYPKDFSFPLELSETAAKVIFVCHPNSPSGTGVEMDLLRGLLKNRSGTLVVVDEAYVDFAEESAIGLIREFPNLVVLRTFSKSFSLAGLRVGLALGNAATISELSKVKDSYNLDRLSIAGARAALEDYDWMRQNVRRIRATRARLVVELRQLGFDVPQSQANFVLARKPGEHVGRLYRALKEQRILVRYFETPELYDALRITVGTDDEVDALLAALRTTVLV; from the coding sequence ATGAGTACCCCCTGGATACGCAGTGTGGTCCGGGCCATGCGGCCGTATGTGCCAGGGGAGCAGCCCCAGGAGCCGGGGTTCATCAAACTCAATACCAACGAGAATCCGTATCCGCCGTCGCCACGGGTTATCGAAGCAATTCGAGCCGCGGCCGATGAGCGCTTGCGCTTGTACCCAGATCCAACAGCGCGCGTCTTACGCGAAGCGGCCGCGCGCCGTTACGGACTGAGCCCCGAGCAGGTGCTTGTAGGAAATGGGTCCGACGAGCTTTTGTCCCTGATTGTGCGGGCCTGCGTGGAACGGGAGGACACCGTCGCCTATCCCTATCCGACGTACAGCCTCTACGATACGCTGGTGGAGATCCAAGGGGCTAGGGCGGTCCGGATCCCGTACCCGAAGGATTTTTCTTTTCCGCTCGAACTCAGCGAAACCGCCGCCAAGGTGATCTTTGTGTGCCATCCGAACTCCCCATCGGGAACCGGAGTGGAGATGGATCTTCTGCGGGGGCTACTAAAGAACCGCAGCGGCACACTGGTGGTTGTAGACGAGGCGTACGTGGACTTCGCTGAAGAAAGTGCCATCGGGCTCATTCGGGAGTTTCCCAATCTTGTTGTGCTTCGAACGTTCTCGAAGTCGTTCTCCCTGGCAGGCCTTCGTGTGGGGCTCGCCCTCGGCAACGCGGCTACGATTTCCGAGCTTTCCAAAGTGAAGGATTCGTACAACCTCGATCGGCTGAGTATCGCCGGCGCCCGCGCAGCCCTCGAGGACTACGACTGGATGCGCCAAAATGTCCGGCGCATCCGAGCCACCCGCGCACGGCTTGTGGTCGAGCTGAGGCAACTCGGTTTTGATGTCCCGCAAAGTCAGGCGAATTTTGTCTTGGCGCGCAAGCCCGGCGAGCATGTAGGCCGACTGTATCGGGCCTTGAAAGAGCAGCGGATTCTGGTCCGTTATTTTGAAACCCCGGAGTTGTACGACGCTTTGCGCATCACCGTGGGAACCGACGACGAGGTGGATGCTCTGCTCGCTGCCTTGCGAACGACCGTTCTAGTCTAA
- the gltX gene encoding glutamate--tRNA ligase — MSRVRTRFAPSPTGYLHLGGARTALFNYLFARHHRGQFILRIEDTDRERSTPEAIQAILDAMLWLKLDWDEGPFYQSQRLPLYQEHAERLLASGHAYRCYCTQEELEAKREAALKVGRKPMYDRTCRNRTVAPTDRPFAIRFKTPLDGVTVVEDLVKGHVTFENAELDDLIIVRSDGSPTYNLCAVVDDALMQITHVIRGDDHLTNTPKQILIYRALGYPVPAFAHVPQILGPDRTRLSKRHGATSVLAYRDMGYLPDALVNYLARLGWSYGDQEIFTREELIEKFSLEHVGKSAGVYNAEKLEWVNFHYIKTTPAAELARAVRPFIEAKGYKVPGDDAWLAKMVATLQERAKTLVELVELGRFYLVEEVPLPTELVQKYFRLEVLPALERLRTALERLDTWSVETIQAVFTQVIQEFQLALGKVAQPVRIAVTGGTVSPGIFEVLDVLGKAATLARLDRALEFAKRIVAAPAAEPPSA; from the coding sequence ATGAGTCGTGTCCGTACACGCTTTGCGCCGAGTCCAACGGGCTACTTGCATCTTGGAGGCGCGCGGACCGCGCTGTTCAATTATCTGTTCGCACGCCATCACCGCGGCCAATTTATCCTCCGCATAGAGGACACGGACCGGGAACGATCCACTCCCGAGGCCATTCAGGCAATCCTGGATGCCATGCTCTGGCTCAAGTTGGATTGGGACGAAGGGCCGTTCTACCAGAGCCAGCGGTTGCCTCTCTATCAGGAACACGCGGAGCGCTTGCTAGCCTCTGGTCACGCGTACCGATGTTATTGCACTCAGGAGGAACTCGAGGCCAAACGTGAGGCGGCCCTGAAAGTAGGGCGGAAACCCATGTACGACCGCACGTGCCGGAACCGTACCGTTGCGCCAACGGATCGGCCATTCGCGATTCGATTCAAGACACCTCTGGATGGGGTGACCGTGGTCGAGGATTTGGTCAAGGGACACGTCACCTTCGAAAATGCCGAGCTCGATGACCTCATTATCGTGCGTTCCGATGGGAGCCCGACATATAACCTCTGTGCGGTGGTGGATGATGCCCTCATGCAAATCACGCACGTCATTCGTGGCGACGACCACCTCACCAACACCCCCAAGCAAATCCTCATCTATCGTGCTCTCGGTTATCCGGTTCCCGCGTTCGCCCACGTACCTCAGATCTTGGGACCCGATCGCACTCGTCTCAGCAAGCGCCACGGTGCAACCTCGGTGCTGGCTTACCGGGATATGGGCTACCTGCCGGACGCACTCGTGAACTACTTGGCCCGCCTGGGTTGGTCTTACGGAGACCAGGAAATTTTCACACGCGAAGAACTCATCGAGAAGTTCTCCTTGGAACATGTGGGGAAGTCGGCGGGGGTGTACAACGCCGAAAAGCTGGAATGGGTCAACTTCCATTACATCAAAACTACTCCCGCCGCAGAACTGGCTCGTGCCGTGCGACCGTTTATTGAAGCCAAAGGCTACAAGGTGCCTGGGGATGACGCCTGGTTGGCGAAAATGGTGGCCACTCTACAGGAACGCGCCAAGACGCTCGTGGAGTTAGTGGAGTTGGGCCGATTTTACCTGGTAGAAGAAGTTCCTCTGCCGACAGAGCTGGTACAAAAGTATTTTCGTCTAGAGGTCTTGCCCGCGCTCGAGCGCTTGCGCACTGCGCTGGAGCGGTTAGACACGTGGTCGGTGGAAACTATCCAAGCGGTTTTCACGCAGGTGATCCAAGAATTTCAATTAGCCTTGGGCAAAGTGGCGCAACCCGTTCGTATCGCGGTGACAGGGGGAACTGTGAGCCCAGGCATTTTTGAAGTTTTGGATGTGCTGGGCAAGGCGGCGACGCTTGCTCGTCTCGACCGAGCCCTAGAGTTCGCAAAAAGAATCGTCGCTGCGCCCGCAGCCGAACCGCCCAGCGCTTGA
- a CDS encoding CoA transferase: MLLLPRSGAFLYAAASPALACVNPLCVDNAVATPMEGNANLAGFRILDCTEESGYLAGKLLAELGAEVIKVEPPSGDPGRYRPPFIGANPNPELSVPWLALNTSKRSVTLDLASAADRELFLALVATADAVLETAGANATLGPLAHGIDEAMLRAANPNIAICRLSPFGLHGPYASRRGSDLTVLALGGNLYPTGNPDRAPVRCALPVSHFHGGLELAVATVFALWSRSVHGVAQTVDVSLQECLTIPNMTTPTQYPFTGFKGRRVGGGFRGAKAFFRELWPCKDGWISFALRGGPARNPGIQALVDYMRECGVADPALDRDWLQYNHNTVSQEEVDAIEAALGAFFRTKTMEELFRVACERNLLLAPALSAREIVRSRQLAAREFFVDLEDRGRGLILRYPAAFARTSLGPARVRAPAPRLGEHNQLILEPLRKGKLRGKAEEQA; encoded by the coding sequence ATGCTCCTCCTACCACGATCGGGCGCGTTCCTCTACGCGGCCGCCTCGCCTGCCCTCGCTTGCGTGAACCCTCTCTGCGTTGATAATGCCGTAGCCACGCCGATGGAGGGGAACGCAAACCTCGCTGGATTTCGCATTCTCGACTGCACGGAAGAATCTGGCTACCTCGCCGGTAAGCTCCTCGCCGAACTCGGAGCCGAAGTCATCAAAGTCGAGCCACCCAGTGGAGATCCTGGCCGGTATCGTCCGCCCTTCATTGGCGCCAATCCAAACCCCGAGTTGTCGGTGCCGTGGCTTGCGCTCAACACGAGCAAACGCAGTGTGACGTTAGATCTAGCGAGCGCTGCCGATCGTGAGCTTTTTTTAGCGCTCGTGGCCACTGCCGATGCTGTGTTGGAAACCGCGGGCGCGAATGCCACTCTGGGCCCGCTGGCTCATGGGATCGACGAGGCCATGCTTCGGGCAGCGAATCCGAACATTGCGATCTGCCGCTTGAGTCCCTTCGGCCTCCACGGCCCGTATGCGTCCCGTCGCGGCTCCGACCTGACCGTTCTCGCTCTCGGGGGAAACTTGTATCCCACGGGTAATCCGGATCGGGCCCCTGTAAGGTGTGCGCTGCCCGTGTCGCACTTTCACGGGGGTCTCGAGCTTGCAGTTGCCACCGTCTTTGCTCTCTGGTCGCGAAGCGTTCACGGCGTGGCGCAAACTGTGGATGTTTCTTTGCAGGAGTGTTTGACCATCCCCAACATGACCACGCCCACCCAGTATCCGTTTACAGGATTCAAGGGCCGGCGTGTGGGTGGCGGCTTTCGGGGGGCAAAGGCTTTCTTTCGGGAGTTGTGGCCGTGCAAAGACGGCTGGATCTCTTTTGCCCTACGTGGCGGACCGGCGCGCAATCCCGGCATTCAGGCGTTGGTTGACTACATGCGGGAGTGCGGCGTAGCGGACCCAGCATTGGACCGCGATTGGCTGCAGTACAATCACAATACCGTCTCCCAGGAAGAAGTGGACGCCATCGAGGCTGCCCTTGGAGCCTTCTTCCGTACGAAAACGATGGAAGAGCTGTTTCGCGTCGCTTGCGAACGTAACCTGCTTTTGGCGCCTGCATTGAGCGCACGCGAAATCGTGCGCTCGCGACAGCTTGCAGCCCGGGAGTTCTTTGTCGACCTCGAAGATCGCGGGCGGGGGTTGATTCTTCGCTACCCGGCGGCCTTTGCGCGGACTTCCCTGGGTCCCGCTCGCGTTCGTGCTCCCGCCCCACGTTTGGGAGAACACAACCAGCTTATCCTCGAGCCCCTGCGTAAGGGCAAATTAAGGGGGAAGGCCGAGGAGCAGGCATGA
- the dedA gene encoding membrane protein produces the protein MDLEPFLARNGPTLIYLGCVVEGDTVMLVAGGLAHYGVVSPLAAWLAGALGAFTADTFFYWIGRWGAHMPWLRRFAPMHRATGRWGPFEIVLARLVPGARVASMLYWGMNRLSYGWFGMFDLLACPLWSAVFALVGFVFASQLSRLLPMLLRLEHRLLMLAIAGLSVLVLIRRVRHYWNSKH, from the coding sequence ATGGACCTGGAACCATTCCTCGCTCGAAACGGCCCGACCCTCATTTATCTCGGATGCGTGGTGGAGGGCGATACGGTCATGCTCGTGGCCGGCGGGCTCGCACATTATGGAGTCGTTTCGCCCTTGGCCGCGTGGCTTGCTGGTGCTTTGGGCGCATTTACGGCCGACACCTTTTTTTACTGGATTGGCCGCTGGGGCGCCCACATGCCTTGGCTTCGCCGCTTTGCCCCCATGCATCGTGCAACAGGGCGTTGGGGCCCGTTCGAAATCGTTTTGGCCCGCTTGGTACCGGGCGCGCGGGTTGCCAGCATGCTGTACTGGGGCATGAATCGCCTCTCGTACGGCTGGTTCGGCATGTTTGACTTGCTGGCATGTCCCCTTTGGTCGGCCGTGTTTGCGCTTGTTGGCTTTGTGTTCGCAAGTCAGCTCTCGAGACTCCTGCCGATGTTGCTCCGCTTGGAGCATCGCCTTTTGATGCTGGCAATTGCGGGCCTGTCCGTGTTGGTTCTGATCCGGAGGGTGCGGCACTACTGGAATTCCAAACATTGA
- a CDS encoding AMP-binding protein yields the protein MLTASTLGELLYRAAKEYPTAPAFAYRNEVVTYRDWSAWADQMAALYRARGLRPGDVVALLLPSTPFYLVAYLGAARMGLVTAGINLRYRRQEIGAILRRSGARMLLGVRRAHEGTDFERLVEEVRGGASNLAECVWIEPDEFADTGQLVKQLAPKTAPVPEVRVSPEAPVAIVFTSGTTGLPKGACYQHRNVLALAEIENRRYASGLEPVRKHLAAGTSFAHLGTMARVAVPIGLGALSIVHDRFDPELVLATIEAEKLPHIGAFPTQMIALLDHPARGRYDLRSLRSVLLGGAPVAPELVQRVRDELGAVVSVRYSSTEVGIATASLPSDPPERVCGTVGKPTPGVEVRIVDEANRTLPAGAIGEVVVRSPATMACYWNDPDATAQVIDPEGWVHTGDLGMLDEEGYLHLRGRIKEMYIRGGFNVYPMEIESLLSRHPKVGQVAIVGVPDARLGEIGWAFVVPKKQEDPPTLAELRAFVGEQLASFKRPDGVTILQAMPLTAMFKPDKEALRALWKQAKGT from the coding sequence ATGCTGACGGCGTCCACGTTGGGCGAGCTTTTGTATCGTGCCGCGAAGGAGTACCCAACCGCCCCGGCGTTCGCCTACCGGAACGAGGTGGTAACGTACCGGGATTGGTCCGCTTGGGCTGACCAAATGGCGGCCCTTTACCGGGCGCGAGGGCTTCGACCAGGGGATGTAGTTGCACTCCTACTGCCCTCGACACCCTTTTATCTAGTGGCGTACCTCGGAGCGGCGCGCATGGGCTTGGTGACGGCAGGCATCAACTTGCGCTACCGGCGCCAAGAAATTGGTGCGATTCTGCGCCGCAGCGGGGCTCGCATGCTGCTTGGCGTCCGGCGCGCCCACGAGGGCACGGACTTCGAGCGTCTCGTCGAAGAAGTGCGTGGGGGCGCTTCGAATTTGGCCGAATGCGTCTGGATCGAACCTGACGAATTTGCGGACACTGGTCAGTTGGTCAAGCAGTTGGCCCCGAAAACAGCGCCGGTGCCAGAGGTCCGAGTTTCTCCCGAAGCACCGGTGGCCATCGTATTCACGAGCGGGACGACAGGGCTGCCCAAAGGCGCCTGTTACCAGCACCGTAACGTGCTCGCTTTGGCGGAGATCGAAAACCGGCGGTATGCAAGCGGCTTGGAACCGGTGCGCAAGCACCTGGCAGCGGGGACTTCCTTCGCTCATCTCGGCACGATGGCCCGCGTGGCTGTTCCGATCGGGCTTGGTGCGCTGTCCATCGTTCACGACCGCTTCGACCCGGAACTGGTTTTGGCAACGATCGAAGCCGAAAAGCTTCCACACATCGGCGCGTTCCCAACCCAGATGATTGCTTTACTCGACCACCCTGCGCGCGGTCGATACGATCTGCGGTCGCTGCGTAGCGTGTTGTTGGGCGGTGCACCCGTCGCGCCCGAATTGGTCCAGCGCGTGCGCGATGAGTTGGGTGCCGTGGTCAGCGTACGCTACTCCTCGACGGAGGTCGGAATTGCGACTGCCTCGCTACCCTCCGATCCACCGGAGCGAGTCTGCGGCACGGTCGGCAAGCCGACACCAGGGGTAGAAGTGCGGATCGTGGACGAGGCGAACCGCACGCTGCCCGCAGGCGCTATCGGAGAGGTGGTCGTGCGCTCTCCGGCAACGATGGCTTGCTACTGGAATGACCCTGATGCCACAGCGCAAGTCATTGACCCGGAAGGCTGGGTTCACACTGGCGATCTCGGAATGCTCGACGAAGAGGGTTACCTGCACTTGAGGGGACGAATCAAGGAAATGTACATCCGAGGCGGCTTCAACGTGTATCCAATGGAGATCGAATCCCTGTTGTCGCGGCACCCAAAGGTCGGGCAGGTGGCGATAGTCGGTGTGCCGGACGCGCGGCTCGGTGAAATTGGTTGGGCGTTTGTCGTTCCTAAGAAACAAGAGGATCCGCCGACTCTGGCGGAATTGCGGGCCTTCGTGGGCGAGCAGTTAGCGAGTTTCAAGCGGCCGGATGGTGTGACGATCTTGCAGGCCATGCCGCTGACAGCCATGTTCAAGCCGGACAAGGAAGCACTTCGGGCGTTGTGGAAGCAGGCCAAGGGGACATAG